GTCACCCATGAACTCCTGGTTGAAAGTGTTCGCGATAGGAACATCAGTAAGCTAAGGCGTTAACCCCACGTTAACGGGGTAGCCGGTGATTAGCCGGTGCAATGAGTAGAAAGCAGGGTGGTACCGCGGAAAATTCCGCCCCTGCCGCGAGTGGCGTCATACCGTGCGGCAGGGGCGGTTTTATTTTAAGAATTTATTTTAATTAGGTTTAATGAGGAGGGGGTTTAATGAAACACAAGGTTTCCATCTTACTCGAGCGGCAGGATGATTCGCTGGTGCGGCTGACAGGACTTCTGTATCGGAAGGGCTATGTGATTGAAAGCCTTTCATCAGGGCCAACCGAGGAACAAGGGCGTATTCGGGTTACGGCCGTTATTTCCGGTATTCAGAAAACGCCCCGCCTGCTGATGAGTCAAGTCGCGAAACTGTTTGACGTGATAAGCGTGGATGTGTGGGAAGATAACAGCAGCGTCCAAACCA
The nucleotide sequence above comes from Thermosinus carboxydivorans Nor1. Encoded proteins:
- a CDS encoding ACT domain-containing protein is translated as MKHKVSILLERQDDSLVRLTGLLYRKGYVIESLSSGPTEEQGRIRVTAVISGIQKTPRLLMSQVAKLFDVISVDVWEDNSSVQTN